One window from the genome of Alkalihalobacillus sp. LMS6 encodes:
- a CDS encoding SGNH/GDSL hydrolase family protein, translating to MSVLDYDRILFIGDSITDCNRNRLEREDDPDKLGNGYVSYIHALLQATYPEKTYHIINKGINGHTIRDLGERWQEDVIDLKPDMLVIMIGINDVWRQFDHSEKSSLHVYPDEFKETYEDLIARSNAKQTVLLSPFHVQSNVDDPMRQMMDQYGSLTKAVAASTGATFIDIQTHTFDLLMQGLDDVEIAQDRIHPTSVGHMAIARTVLTHLGYSW from the coding sequence ATGTCAGTACTTGATTATGACCGTATTCTTTTTATTGGTGATTCGATTACAGATTGTAACCGCAATCGCCTAGAGAGAGAAGATGATCCTGACAAACTTGGAAATGGCTATGTTTCATATATTCACGCTTTACTCCAGGCCACCTATCCCGAAAAAACGTATCATATCATAAATAAAGGCATCAATGGTCATACCATTCGTGATCTCGGTGAACGCTGGCAAGAAGACGTTATTGATTTAAAACCTGACATGCTAGTCATTATGATTGGAATTAATGACGTATGGCGTCAATTTGACCATTCAGAAAAGTCTTCCCTCCATGTGTATCCTGACGAATTTAAAGAAACGTACGAAGATCTTATTGCACGATCTAACGCAAAGCAAACTGTCTTGTTATCGCCATTTCATGTTCAAAGTAATGTAGACGACCCTATGCGGCAAATGATGGACCAATACGGCAGCCTTACAAAAGCAGTTGCAGCATCAACAGGAGCTACGTTTATCGACATTCAAACACACACCTTCGACCTATTGATGCAGGGCTTAGATGATGTTGAAATCGCTCAAGATCGCATTCATCCAACATCTGTTGGTCATATGGCGATCGCTAGAACCGTCTTAACTCACCTAGGCTATTCATGGTAA